From a region of the Fischerella sp. JS2 genome:
- a CDS encoding aldehyde dehydrogenase — translation MLAQPPVRISNILEQQKQFFRTGKTKEIDFRIAQLQKLKQALIENQPAIFKALKADLNKSGFDAYFETVGILKEIDYALKHIKNWVKPQKVATPYHQFPASSHIYAEPFGVTLIIGPWNYPFNLVMTPLIGAIAAGNCAVLKPSEISTQSSAVMAEIIGKTFEASFIHVVEGGVEISQELLSEKFDHIFFTGGTEVGKIVMSAAAKHLTPVTLELGGKSPCIVDENTHLEYTAKRIVWGKFINAGQTCTAPDYLLVHKNVKEKLLNRIEKYIREFYGNVPSKSPNYSRIINQKHFLRLANLLKCGKIVVGGETNFKDLYIAPTVIEQVSWEDNIMQEEIFGPILPVVEYTDLDEAITIINERPKPLALYFFSKNKQHQAQVLQTTTSGGICINDTVMHLTIPSLPFGGVGESGMGRYHGKAGFENFSYQRSVLNKSFLLDQNWRYYPTPRGQKKH, via the coding sequence ATGCTTGCACAACCTCCAGTTAGAATTAGTAACATCCTGGAACAACAAAAACAGTTCTTTCGGACTGGTAAAACCAAAGAAATTGATTTTCGGATTGCACAATTACAAAAGTTAAAGCAAGCACTAATAGAAAATCAACCTGCTATTTTTAAAGCTTTAAAGGCTGATTTAAATAAGTCAGGTTTTGATGCTTACTTTGAAACAGTGGGGATTCTCAAGGAAATTGATTACGCGCTGAAGCATATTAAAAATTGGGTAAAACCGCAAAAAGTCGCAACTCCTTATCATCAGTTCCCTGCTTCTTCTCACATTTATGCTGAACCATTTGGTGTTACTTTGATCATTGGCCCTTGGAATTATCCTTTTAATTTGGTAATGACTCCTTTAATTGGAGCGATCGCAGCTGGTAATTGTGCAGTTTTAAAACCTTCCGAAATATCTACTCAATCCTCTGCTGTCATGGCTGAAATTATTGGTAAAACATTTGAAGCTTCCTTTATTCATGTTGTTGAAGGTGGTGTAGAAATTAGTCAAGAATTATTGTCAGAAAAATTTGATCATATCTTCTTTACTGGAGGGACTGAAGTTGGTAAAATTGTCATGTCAGCTGCTGCCAAGCATTTAACTCCAGTTACCCTAGAGCTAGGTGGTAAAAGCCCTTGCATTGTTGATGAAAATACTCACCTTGAATATACTGCTAAAAGAATTGTCTGGGGCAAATTTATCAATGCTGGTCAAACTTGCACTGCTCCTGATTATCTTTTAGTGCATAAAAATGTCAAAGAAAAATTGTTGAATCGAATTGAGAAATATATCAGAGAATTCTATGGGAATGTACCATCCAAAAGTCCAAATTATTCCCGAATAATTAACCAAAAACATTTTTTACGTCTTGCTAATTTGCTAAAATGTGGGAAAATTGTAGTGGGAGGAGAGACTAATTTCAAAGACCTCTATATAGCTCCCACAGTCATCGAGCAAGTTTCTTGGGAAGACAATATCATGCAGGAAGAAATTTTTGGCCCGATTCTTCCTGTGGTTGAGTACACAGATTTAGATGAAGCGATCACAATCATTAATGAAAGACCAAAACCTTTAGCTCTTTACTTCTTTTCCAAGAATAAACAACATCAAGCTCAGGTATTGCAGACAACTACATCAGGTGGAATTTGTATTAATGATACAGTCATGCATTTAACTATTCCCTCTTTACCTTTTGGAGGAGTTGGTGAAAGTGGAATGGGTCGTTATCATGGCAAGGCTGGCTTTGAAAACTTCTCTTATCAAAGAAGTGTATTGAATAAATCTTTTCTGCTCGATCAAAATTGGAGATATTATCCTACTCCCAGAGGACAAAAAAAGCATTAA
- a CDS encoding SDR family NAD(P)-dependent oxidoreductase, producing the protein MWTLESGSRVLGFLTLPSTYFCDTTIFLTKVKIITDMHSTASHPNEIAVVGMGCWYPGANNLQQLWENIVARRQQFRRSPNQRLPISDYYDPDPDAPDKTYGSRMAVIDGFEFDWVKWRIPKSVVDSADIAQWLALEVAIQAAEDAGYNRTNIPTERTGVLLGNTLTGEFSRSTSMRMRWPYVRRALVATAQAQELPPSAIDSLVETMEAYYKSVFSPITEDTLAGNLSNTIAGRVCNFFNFHGGGYTVDGACSSSLIAVANAATALMNRDLDLAFAGGVDISLDTFELIGFAKTGALTGTDMKVYDRRASGFIPGEGCGFVVLKRLEDARADGNYIYAVLKGWGISSDGKGGITAPNREGQAAALRRAYDRAGYSPHTLDFVEGHGTGTVVGDRTELEGIALAMSTDGEPNPRSCGITSFKSLVGHTKAAAGIGAFIKSVMAVNRRVIPPVADCQEPNAVFETSARSLYPILQGEVRSQRDILRAGVSAMGFGGINCHVTLESGDAPAEKLQTSIEEQSLLVSNQDTEIFVLSAESIPALLEQTRTLINTAEGLSFAEQVDLAAHLSRNLQPQLPIRAALIAGKPEELVNHLTLLEKLLHETPPSKGELVTSPQKEVWVGNSVQQNKIGFLFPGQGSQKLNMSRWLVERYPWARELVEQADIWLREAGFGGVRESIYLPLDRAVNQEQVARWSKALAQTAVAQPAISLASLLWLHYLQRLGIKPVAVGGHSLGELTAFHAAGAFNEKSLLRLAAIRGQAMSATVEGENQGAMASLACSQETAENILKQVSGYVVLANINSPKQMVISGESASVEQAIALAQAAGIRTHLLPVSNAFHSQLVATAAEHLRKQELIPQQLKQINVSLFSSVDGQQQNQGLSLREHFANQILAQVDFVSLVKTLNQTCNLLVEVGPGKVLSSLVSDINDTKKVSCFPVESKPGLHRDLHVMLAAIFVRGNEIKWEVLYENRLVRPFVPVSARVFIENPVERPFHISAEQISKISPASVETLPSPENQVPWEILSNYISQRGRFLTEVIRADLQTLSHIPNQTNGNGFATTNGSSKNGSSKNGFSSPNNGSSRTPNLATVPLDKQVEIPQTPQPHINGNQTNSVESFLVDFIVKQTGFPPQSVTPNIRLLDDLNLDSIKAGELIAAATLQFGVAGKIDPASMANATIQEIAEAIRLVIPESSSQPEIAEIVPTHSLAINGNQTSSVESFLVDFIVKQTGFPPQSVTPNIRLLDDLNLDSIKAGELIAATTQQFGVAGKVDPASMANATIQEIAEAIRLVMPQSNHGTNGVKSSTNGSQLQARRQTEQTQTPERDRKPRVRDYIVSTIAEASTPVAFGKHPDENWQTTNAVILCESTENSIAEALCKKLRNQGAQAQILSFATAQAEAVIDNTEFTHFIAVLPQKPSSGSSSDTRLLNMIERLRSIATPPPASQASRTHTTVAYIQFGGGHFGTQPPLADIEQCCAISFASSLHLERPDLKVRVIDFSTKLSPTKIAKCVTKELATSHFYLAAGYDATLKRYVPRPQVQEPAEYEERKITWSSKDVILVTGGAKGITAECALALAKKTGVRMALVGRSPLPDKHTVGSGNAEVMRTLERFSAEGLTCLCYSCDVADPESLRAVLRHIRQDLGEITGVIHGAALNWPRLIEQVSTEAAFDEIKPKLKGILNLCQEFAETPLKLFAGFSSVIGITGMQRNAWYGFSNEALDLILRRFKAQHPETAVVSMAFSVWEEVGMGARMGSVRSLNKMGIKAIPKDAGVARFLHLIENEAADMRVVIAAPMQALSAFETSGFDTWFPERCLPPRESKFLERVLLCEPGVEMVARAHLSLERDSYLLDHLYKGSYLFPTVFGLEAMAQAVAYVTGQNTLPTLEIADIRLERPIVVDPEKGLDIEIHAEVLERESKNAPQEVCVTIKTEKTGFNISHFSATFVLGTQKTPAIESVELPSTALDIQPQEDLYSWLLFQGPRFQRLQEIYTLDAEKCVFRTQRNFSFSSAQADNADRSEGPFLLGDPYYRDSLLQAGQLLIPQDNCLPVLIERIEIYQPDSELSNSCICITVPQGQSGKQFRNSVLVMTEDGRIFEKLSGYEARLLEHRQDNPTVEELAAPQRRDEVLLHKKISDRAHSFGVSAPEISLTYLPEISTLSLDERHAQELPLFYQALGKLLNSDVSQIQINWSASGKPMVNGVGTEGIEVSLSHDQRVCLCVAGQGPQGCDIEPVSHRSQQDWNALLSEARQPLMQQLLLRSDDSGDLAGMRIWTAVEALRKATGAKDISLRIAHIEGDSVLFRDMSAGSQLKVLTFPVQLTRGLQRMVALIVQDAKPQSTNGIYTEKRGNEFTFLKA; encoded by the coding sequence ATGTGGACATTGGAAAGCGGGAGTCGAGTTTTAGGCTTTCTTACCTTACCATCTACCTATTTTTGCGACACAACCATTTTTCTAACCAAAGTTAAAATAATTACCGATATGCACAGCACAGCATCTCACCCTAATGAAATTGCAGTTGTTGGCATGGGTTGTTGGTATCCTGGTGCCAATAATTTGCAACAACTGTGGGAAAACATAGTGGCGAGGCGACAACAATTTCGGCGATCGCCAAATCAAAGATTACCTATTTCTGACTATTACGATCCAGATCCCGATGCGCCAGACAAGACATATGGCAGCCGTATGGCTGTGATTGATGGTTTTGAGTTTGACTGGGTAAAGTGGCGCATTCCTAAAAGTGTAGTAGATTCTGCGGACATTGCTCAATGGCTAGCCTTGGAAGTTGCCATTCAAGCTGCGGAAGATGCTGGTTATAACCGTACAAACATTCCCACTGAACGCACAGGCGTATTGCTTGGTAACACCTTAACAGGAGAATTTTCACGCTCCACCAGCATGAGAATGCGTTGGCCCTATGTCCGGCGTGCCTTGGTTGCTACAGCCCAAGCACAGGAACTTCCACCATCAGCGATCGACTCCCTAGTGGAGACTATGGAGGCTTACTACAAATCTGTTTTCTCACCAATTACCGAAGACACACTCGCAGGTAATCTCTCCAACACAATTGCAGGCAGAGTTTGCAACTTTTTTAACTTTCACGGTGGCGGTTACACAGTCGATGGAGCCTGTTCTTCTTCCCTCATTGCTGTAGCTAACGCTGCTACCGCTTTAATGAATCGTGACTTAGACCTCGCTTTTGCAGGCGGCGTAGATATCAGTCTCGACACATTTGAATTGATTGGGTTTGCCAAAACAGGCGCTCTGACTGGTACAGACATGAAAGTTTATGATCGCAGAGCTAGTGGCTTCATCCCTGGTGAAGGATGCGGTTTTGTAGTTCTCAAGCGCTTAGAAGATGCTCGCGCTGATGGTAACTATATATATGCAGTCTTAAAAGGCTGGGGAATTTCATCTGATGGTAAAGGCGGAATTACCGCTCCTAATCGTGAAGGACAAGCTGCGGCATTGCGTCGTGCCTATGATCGAGCTGGTTACAGTCCCCATACACTGGATTTTGTCGAAGGACATGGAACTGGAACAGTCGTAGGCGATCGCACAGAACTAGAAGGTATAGCCTTAGCCATGAGTACTGATGGCGAACCCAATCCCCGTTCTTGTGGGATCACCTCCTTTAAATCTCTAGTTGGTCACACGAAAGCCGCAGCAGGTATTGGAGCCTTCATTAAATCAGTCATGGCTGTCAACCGCCGAGTCATCCCTCCGGTAGCTGATTGTCAAGAACCCAACGCAGTATTTGAGACTTCCGCCCGTTCTCTTTACCCGATTTTGCAAGGAGAAGTTCGTTCTCAAAGGGATATTCTGCGTGCCGGTGTCTCTGCAATGGGATTTGGCGGTATTAATTGCCATGTCACCCTGGAATCGGGCGATGCTCCGGCTGAGAAACTGCAAACTTCAATAGAAGAACAATCTCTGCTAGTTTCCAATCAGGATACAGAAATTTTTGTCTTGAGTGCTGAATCAATTCCCGCTTTACTCGAACAAACGCGGACTTTAATCAATACCGCAGAAGGTTTGAGTTTCGCAGAACAAGTTGACCTAGCTGCACACCTGAGCCGCAATCTCCAGCCCCAACTGCCGATTCGGGCTGCTTTGATCGCAGGTAAGCCTGAAGAGTTAGTTAACCATCTGACTCTGTTAGAAAAATTGTTGCATGAAACACCCCCAAGCAAAGGAGAGTTAGTTACTAGCCCACAAAAAGAAGTGTGGGTAGGCAATAGTGTCCAACAAAACAAAATCGGTTTTCTCTTTCCTGGCCAGGGTTCGCAGAAATTAAATATGAGTCGTTGGCTGGTAGAGCGTTATCCCTGGGCTAGAGAACTGGTAGAGCAAGCAGATATCTGGCTGCGTGAGGCTGGTTTTGGTGGTGTGCGAGAGTCCATCTATCTACCTCTAGACCGTGCTGTCAACCAAGAGCAAGTTGCAAGATGGTCGAAAGCACTAGCACAAACCGCAGTTGCTCAACCTGCAATCTCTTTGGCTTCATTGCTTTGGTTGCACTATCTTCAGCGTCTTGGGATTAAGCCCGTTGCTGTAGGTGGTCATAGCCTTGGCGAACTAACTGCTTTTCACGCCGCCGGAGCCTTTAACGAGAAATCACTTTTACGTCTAGCCGCAATTCGCGGACAGGCTATGTCTGCGACTGTGGAAGGCGAAAATCAAGGTGCGATGGCAAGTCTCGCTTGCTCTCAAGAAACAGCAGAGAATATTCTCAAGCAAGTCAGTGGTTACGTCGTTCTGGCTAACATCAATAGTCCAAAACAGATGGTGATCTCTGGCGAATCGGCTAGTGTGGAACAAGCGATCGCCCTAGCTCAAGCAGCAGGAATTCGCACTCATCTGCTACCAGTTTCTAACGCTTTCCATTCGCAATTAGTTGCAACCGCAGCCGAACATCTCAGAAAACAAGAATTAATTCCACAGCAGTTAAAACAAATCAACGTATCTTTGTTCTCCAGTGTCGACGGTCAGCAGCAAAACCAAGGGCTATCATTACGTGAACACTTTGCTAATCAAATTCTGGCACAGGTAGATTTTGTCTCACTAGTAAAAACACTGAATCAAACCTGCAATTTACTTGTGGAGGTAGGGCCAGGGAAAGTCCTTTCCAGTTTAGTCAGCGACATTAACGATACTAAGAAAGTATCTTGTTTCCCGGTTGAATCTAAACCTGGACTACACCGAGATTTGCATGTCATGTTGGCTGCGATATTTGTACGTGGCAATGAAATAAAATGGGAAGTTCTCTACGAAAATCGTCTTGTTCGTCCCTTTGTACCAGTATCAGCACGAGTATTCATTGAAAATCCCGTAGAGCGACCATTCCACATATCTGCCGAGCAAATATCTAAAATCTCTCCTGCTTCTGTGGAGACACTGCCTAGCCCAGAAAACCAAGTTCCTTGGGAAATCCTGTCTAATTATATTTCCCAACGAGGCAGGTTTTTAACAGAGGTGATCCGAGCAGACTTGCAAACTCTGTCGCATATTCCTAACCAAACCAACGGCAATGGTTTTGCGACCACCAATGGTTCTAGCAAAAATGGCTCCTCGAAGAATGGTTTCTCTAGTCCAAATAATGGTTCTTCACGAACTCCTAATTTGGCAACAGTCCCCTTAGACAAGCAAGTTGAAATCCCTCAAACTCCTCAACCACATATCAATGGCAATCAAACCAATAGTGTAGAAAGCTTTCTGGTAGACTTTATTGTCAAACAAACAGGTTTTCCACCACAAAGCGTCACGCCAAATATTAGACTACTCGATGACCTCAACCTTGATTCTATTAAAGCAGGGGAACTAATTGCTGCTGCCACCCTACAATTTGGTGTTGCGGGTAAGATTGATCCTGCATCTATGGCTAATGCCACAATTCAAGAGATTGCTGAGGCGATTCGGCTAGTGATTCCAGAAAGCAGTTCTCAGCCAGAAATAGCTGAAATAGTTCCAACCCATAGTCTTGCTATCAATGGCAATCAAACTAGTAGCGTGGAAAGCTTTCTGGTAGACTTTATCGTCAAACAAACAGGTTTTCCACCACAAAGCGTCACGCCAAATATTAGACTGCTTGATGACCTCAATCTCGATTCTATTAAAGCAGGGGAATTAATTGCTGCTACCACCCAACAATTTGGTGTTGCAGGTAAGGTTGACCCTGCGTCTATGGCTAATGCCACAATTCAAGAGATTGCTGAGGCAATTCGCTTAGTTATGCCACAAAGCAATCATGGAACCAATGGAGTGAAAAGTTCCACAAATGGCTCTCAGCTACAGGCTCGCAGACAGACTGAACAAACACAAACACCAGAGCGCGATCGCAAACCACGAGTACGTGACTACATAGTGAGTACTATTGCAGAGGCATCTACGCCAGTTGCTTTTGGGAAGCATCCTGATGAAAACTGGCAAACTACCAACGCCGTTATCCTCTGTGAAAGTACTGAAAATTCTATAGCTGAAGCGTTGTGTAAGAAACTACGTAACCAAGGCGCGCAAGCTCAAATCTTATCCTTTGCGACAGCACAGGCTGAAGCAGTCATTGATAACACTGAGTTTACTCACTTTATTGCTGTACTTCCGCAAAAACCGAGTAGTGGGTCGTCATCAGATACTCGTTTACTCAACATGATTGAGCGGTTACGCAGCATAGCCACTCCCCCGCCAGCTTCCCAAGCATCCCGCACCCATACAACAGTAGCGTATATTCAATTTGGTGGTGGACATTTCGGCACACAGCCACCGCTTGCAGATATTGAGCAATGCTGTGCGATCAGTTTTGCATCCAGTCTGCATTTAGAACGCCCTGATCTCAAAGTACGAGTCATTGATTTTTCTACCAAGCTTAGTCCTACTAAGATCGCAAAATGTGTAACAAAAGAGCTTGCTACCTCTCATTTCTACTTAGCTGCGGGTTATGATGCAACCCTGAAGCGTTATGTTCCGCGTCCGCAAGTGCAAGAACCAGCCGAGTATGAGGAACGAAAAATTACCTGGTCTTCTAAAGATGTGATTCTTGTTACTGGTGGAGCTAAGGGTATTACTGCGGAATGTGCCTTAGCTTTGGCGAAGAAAACAGGGGTACGCATGGCTCTAGTTGGTCGTTCGCCACTCCCAGACAAACATACTGTTGGTTCTGGCAATGCAGAGGTAATGCGGACCCTCGAACGCTTTAGTGCTGAAGGATTAACGTGTCTTTGCTACAGTTGTGATGTTGCTGATCCCGAATCTTTGAGGGCTGTCTTGCGACATATTCGCCAGGATCTTGGCGAGATTACTGGAGTCATTCATGGAGCTGCTTTAAATTGGCCGAGACTAATTGAGCAGGTGTCAACAGAAGCTGCGTTTGATGAAATCAAGCCCAAGCTTAAAGGCATACTTAATTTATGTCAGGAGTTTGCCGAAACACCGTTGAAGCTCTTTGCTGGTTTTTCATCCGTCATCGGTATTACCGGAATGCAACGTAATGCTTGGTACGGTTTCTCTAATGAAGCTTTAGATTTGATTTTGCGCCGCTTTAAAGCTCAACACCCAGAAACTGCGGTTGTTTCTATGGCGTTTAGTGTTTGGGAAGAAGTTGGTATGGGGGCGCGGATGGGTAGTGTTCGCAGTCTCAATAAAATGGGAATTAAGGCGATCCCCAAAGATGCAGGTGTAGCTCGGTTCTTGCATCTAATTGAGAACGAAGCTGCTGATATGCGAGTAGTAATTGCTGCTCCGATGCAAGCTCTTTCTGCTTTTGAAACCAGTGGTTTTGATACTTGGTTCCCAGAAAGATGTTTACCACCCAGAGAGTCAAAATTCTTAGAACGGGTGCTGCTGTGTGAACCAGGTGTGGAAATGGTTGCACGAGCGCACTTGAGCTTAGAGCGAGATTCTTACCTTCTGGATCATCTCTATAAAGGTTCATATCTGTTTCCCACGGTTTTCGGCTTAGAGGCTATGGCTCAAGCAGTTGCCTATGTTACGGGTCAGAATACTCTACCAACTCTAGAAATTGCCGATATCCGCCTAGAGCGCCCAATCGTTGTTGATCCAGAGAAAGGGTTAGATATCGAAATTCATGCAGAGGTACTGGAGCGAGAATCTAAAAATGCTCCCCAGGAGGTGTGTGTAACTATTAAGACTGAAAAAACAGGATTCAATATTAGCCACTTTTCTGCTACTTTTGTTCTCGGTACGCAGAAAACTCCTGCAATAGAGTCGGTTGAACTTCCATCTACAGCCTTAGATATTCAACCCCAAGAGGATCTCTATAGTTGGTTGCTGTTCCAGGGACCACGTTTCCAACGCTTGCAGGAAATTTACACATTAGATGCTGAAAAATGTGTCTTCCGCACTCAGAGAAACTTTAGTTTCTCCTCTGCTCAAGCAGACAATGCAGATAGGTCAGAAGGGCCATTCTTACTCGGAGATCCCTATTACAGAGACTCGTTACTCCAAGCTGGACAACTGTTGATCCCACAGGATAATTGCCTACCTGTACTGATTGAACGGATCGAAATTTACCAGCCAGACAGTGAGTTGAGTAATTCCTGTATCTGTATCACCGTACCCCAGGGTCAGTCAGGTAAGCAATTCCGTAATAGTGTACTTGTGATGACTGAAGATGGGCGTATTTTTGAAAAACTGAGTGGATACGAAGCACGGTTACTAGAACATCGCCAGGATAATCCGACGGTGGAAGAATTGGCTGCTCCCCAACGCAGAGATGAAGTACTACTGCACAAAAAAATTAGCGATCGCGCCCATTCTTTTGGAGTTAGCGCCCCTGAGATTTCCCTAACTTATCTGCCTGAAATCAGTACTCTTTCACTAGACGAACGTCACGCCCAAGAGTTGCCTTTATTCTATCAGGCTCTGGGTAAACTACTAAACTCCGATGTCTCGCAAATACAAATTAACTGGAGTGCATCTGGAAAACCAATGGTGAATGGAGTTGGAACAGAGGGAATAGAAGTTTCTCTTTCCCACGATCAGCGTGTCTGTCTGTGTGTCGCCGGACAAGGTCCTCAAGGTTGCGACATTGAACCTGTAAGCCATCGCAGCCAGCAGGATTGGAATGCACTGCTCAGTGAGGCACGACAACCATTAATGCAACAACTGTTGCTCCGCTCTGATGACTCAGGGGACTTGGCGGGAATGCGAATTTGGACGGCTGTAGAAGCCCTGCGTAAAGCAACTGGAGCCAAGGACATCAGCTTAAGAATTGCCCATATTGAAGGAGACAGCGTCCTGTTCCGTGATATGTCTGCTGGTAGTCAACTCAAAGTTCTCACTTTCCCTGTGCAGTTGACACGAGGCTTACAAAGGATGGTTGCATTGATTGTACAGGATGCTAAACCACAATCAACAAATGGAATTTATACAGAGAAGCGAGGTAACGAATTCACTTTTCTGAAAGCGTAA
- a CDS encoding metal-dependent hydrolase, whose protein sequence is MSQITVREMNFDFPEQIERYWCGNSYFRTHFFNSITLLFPDGEQFMLRTIKRQLKQINNLQIKQEASAFIGQEAQHSIQHEKFWKNLQQQGYELKTYLRFLRFILWNICENWLSIELKLAMIAGVENCTNVVAELVLEEELLAEADSKLKELFEWHAAEEIEHKTVAYDVLQNVTDSYLIRLLGMLIGYTFVFGFFNLGLFLMLYQDKKLLNFKVWQEMVQFLFIKEKLFFKVFLNSLEYLRKNFHPLQRDNLFLVRKKIR, encoded by the coding sequence ATGTCTCAAATAACTGTACGAGAAATGAATTTTGATTTTCCAGAACAGATTGAGAGGTATTGGTGTGGAAACAGTTACTTTAGAACACACTTTTTTAATAGCATAACGCTTCTGTTTCCCGATGGTGAACAATTCATGCTTCGCACTATAAAACGGCAACTAAAGCAAATTAATAACTTGCAGATCAAACAAGAAGCCTCGGCATTTATAGGTCAAGAAGCACAACATTCTATTCAGCATGAAAAGTTCTGGAAAAATCTACAACAGCAAGGCTATGAATTAAAAACTTACCTTCGCTTTCTGCGGTTTATTCTTTGGAATATTTGTGAAAATTGGTTGAGTATCGAGTTGAAGCTAGCTATGATTGCAGGAGTTGAGAATTGTACAAATGTTGTAGCTGAGCTTGTCTTAGAAGAGGAATTATTGGCAGAAGCAGATTCGAAGTTAAAGGAACTTTTTGAGTGGCATGCTGCTGAAGAAATTGAGCATAAAACAGTTGCCTATGATGTTCTTCAGAATGTAACAGATAGTTATCTGATTCGTCTGCTAGGTATGCTTATTGGTTATACCTTTGTTTTTGGGTTTTTTAACTTGGGATTGTTTCTAATGCTGTATCAGGACAAAAAGCTTCTAAATTTTAAGGTCTGGCAGGAAATGGTACAATTCTTATTTATCAAAGAAAAACTTTTTTTCAAAGTATTTTTAAACTCTCTTGAGTATTTAAGAAAAAACTTTCATCCCCTACAAAGAGACAATCTATTTTTGGTCAGGAAGAAAATTAGGTGA
- a CDS encoding NAD(P)/FAD-dependent oxidoreductase, whose amino-acid sequence MNNTQSQVYDVVIMGAGMAGVCQARHLLLNIPNIKIALVDPRPEERADKDMKVGESTVEISTLMIGKELGLYDYMIENHPPKFGLNFHWPKDPAKTENTDDYFHLWATRQPPLASVLINRPKFERDVLKMNKEMGVEFYNGRVVDVDFTSGDELNTVKVKVGDQQLELKTKHVIDAAGRKFIIGRKTDNLVFGPENLYGVNNGSAWMRVRNVDRTIFHNGYDPANATCSHYYATNHWMGHGHWVWMIPTDTDSMELSIGLVHHHEVIPAQSVNTKEKFSAFLEANHNVVYQLLKSGEEVDFHYLPRLAHKSKQMYSRDNWYVIGDAAAMFDPFYSMGMTMMSFQIENVTEIIRAKFAGEADVEKKRAVYNNFAVNMIARNNHLVSHHEKQLGNASIMSWRIFLENMWWFGVLIPMYIGKWHLDLPFLHKFGKQGRGAVVAETLEEAYKLFDKLLEKKQNLGFMYTHRTDELPFGYSITKDVSKYIGLSKYEPKHCNIYAEMRNTYFFVALWYLKLLWKGFGLPGLLAPKNFKRVLTLLKISAQSYVDELIFDYQTRNIPTNSTVAKQRQEFKTYQPRTELQPWQNLETVDANDKDKQVLIISELAKVSS is encoded by the coding sequence ATGAACAATACTCAATCTCAAGTTTACGATGTTGTGATTATGGGTGCTGGTATGGCAGGAGTTTGCCAAGCTCGCCATCTGCTACTCAATATTCCTAACATCAAGATTGCCTTAGTCGATCCCCGCCCAGAAGAACGAGCGGATAAGGATATGAAAGTGGGTGAATCAACTGTTGAAATCTCCACCCTGATGATTGGTAAGGAGTTGGGACTTTATGATTACATGATTGAAAATCACCCACCCAAGTTTGGCTTAAACTTTCATTGGCCTAAAGATCCTGCTAAAACAGAAAACACAGATGACTATTTTCATCTTTGGGCTACTCGTCAACCTCCCCTGGCTTCTGTTCTGATTAATCGCCCCAAATTTGAGCGCGATGTCCTGAAAATGAATAAAGAGATGGGTGTTGAATTTTACAACGGTCGAGTTGTTGATGTTGACTTCACTTCTGGCGATGAGTTGAATACTGTAAAAGTTAAAGTAGGTGATCAGCAGCTGGAACTAAAGACCAAACATGTTATTGATGCTGCTGGTCGTAAATTTATTATCGGTCGTAAGACAGATAATTTAGTCTTTGGGCCAGAGAATCTTTACGGTGTGAATAATGGTTCAGCATGGATGCGAGTCAGAAATGTTGATCGCACTATTTTCCATAATGGTTATGATCCAGCAAATGCTACATGCAGCCATTATTATGCAACCAATCACTGGATGGGTCATGGACATTGGGTGTGGATGATCCCAACGGATACCGATAGTATGGAATTGTCCATCGGCTTAGTCCACCATCATGAAGTCATACCTGCTCAAAGCGTTAATACTAAGGAAAAGTTCTCTGCTTTTCTAGAGGCTAATCATAATGTTGTCTACCAATTACTCAAGAGTGGGGAGGAAGTAGATTTCCATTATCTACCAAGGCTAGCGCATAAGAGTAAGCAGATGTACTCCAGGGATAACTGGTATGTCATTGGTGATGCAGCAGCCATGTTTGATCCCTTTTACTCGATGGGAATGACAATGATGTCCTTTCAAATCGAGAACGTCACGGAAATCATCCGGGCAAAATTTGCAGGTGAGGCTGATGTAGAGAAGAAGCGGGCTGTTTACAACAACTTTGCTGTCAACATGATTGCTCGCAATAATCACCTTGTTAGCCATCATGAAAAACAACTCGGTAACGCCAGTATCATGAGTTGGCGGATCTTCCTTGAAAATATGTGGTGGTTCGGGGTGCTGATCCCGATGTATATCGGCAAATGGCATTTAGATTTGCCGTTCCTCCACAAGTTTGGCAAACAAGGACGTGGTGCAGTTGTTGCTGAAACCTTGGAAGAAGCATATAAGCTTTTTGATAAGCTGTTGGAGAAGAAGCAGAATCTGGGATTTATGTACACCCATCGTACGGATGAATTACCTTTTGGGTATTCAATCACTAAAGACGTTAGTAAGTACATAGGTCTGAGTAAATACGAGCCTAAACACTGCAACATCTATGCCGAGATGAGAAATACTTATTTCTTCGTTGCCTTATGGTATCTGAAGTTGCTGTGGAAAGGATTTGGTTTGCCAGGTTTGCTAGCACCGAAAAATTTCAAACGAGTTTTAACTTTGTTGAAAATATCTGCTCAATCTTATGTAGATGAGTTGATTTTTGACTACCAAACCAGAAATATTCCCACTAACAGCACAGTTGCCAAGCAAAGACAAGAGTTCAAAACTTATCAACCCCGGACTGAACTCCAGCCTTGGCAGAATTTGGAAACTGTAGATGCAAATGACAAAGATAAGCAAGTGCTAATAATTTCAGAACTAGCCAAAGTTAGCAGCTAA